A single region of the Salicibibacter cibi genome encodes:
- a CDS encoding NAD-dependent epimerase/dehydratase family protein — protein sequence MKILITGANGFIAKNLIAQLKVEGYDDLLVCNRNTTDGAMEKYIKECDFVFHLAGVNRPENNNEFTEGNVEFTKTIIDMLQTYSKNVPVLFTSSIQAENNNAYGESKKKAEDVIFNYGKSSGAPVMIYRLPNAFGKWARPNYNSVVATFSYNIANDKSITINDEDHLLELAYIDDIINEFILSLNGQGRKVGEFYEITTTTKITVGQLANKLYEFKSSRENLIMPSLANQFDRNVYATFLSYLNKDDFSYYLNKNEDNRGWLAEFIKSKEMGQIFISKSKPGITRGNHWHHTKVEKFLVVQGEGVISFRNINDDKVIEYHVNGENPEVVDIPPGYTHAIKNTGVEDLITLFWACEIFDQNNPDTYREEV from the coding sequence ATGAAGATTTTAATCACAGGAGCTAATGGGTTCATTGCCAAAAACTTAATTGCACAGTTAAAAGTAGAAGGATATGATGATTTATTAGTTTGCAACCGCAATACTACAGATGGAGCAATGGAGAAATATATAAAAGAGTGCGATTTTGTTTTTCATTTAGCAGGTGTTAACAGACCTGAAAACAATAACGAATTTACGGAAGGGAACGTTGAGTTCACTAAAACAATAATCGATATGCTGCAAACATACAGCAAGAATGTACCTGTACTCTTTACTTCTTCTATTCAAGCTGAAAATAATAATGCGTATGGTGAAAGTAAAAAAAAGGCTGAAGACGTCATCTTTAATTATGGAAAATCCTCAGGAGCGCCTGTGATGATCTATAGACTTCCTAATGCTTTTGGAAAATGGGCTCGTCCTAATTACAATAGTGTTGTTGCAACTTTTAGCTATAACATTGCTAATGATAAGTCTATCACAATAAATGACGAGGATCATCTACTGGAATTAGCTTATATCGATGACATCATAAATGAGTTCATTCTTTCGTTAAACGGTCAAGGTAGAAAAGTTGGTGAGTTTTACGAGATAACAACTACAACGAAAATTACTGTTGGCCAGTTAGCTAACAAATTATATGAATTCAAATCTAGTAGAGAAAATTTAATCATGCCATCTTTGGCAAATCAATTTGATAGGAATGTATATGCTACTTTCCTTTCTTATCTTAATAAAGATGACTTTTCCTACTATCTTAATAAAAATGAAGACAATAGAGGCTGGCTGGCAGAATTTATCAAGTCTAAAGAGATGGGACAAATATTTATTTCAAAATCAAAACCAGGTATTACGAGAGGTAATCACTGGCATCACACAAAAGTAGAAAAGTTTTTGGTTGTACAGGGAGAAGGCGTTATATCATTTCGAAATATTAATGATGACAAGGTTATCGAATATCATGTTAATGGTGAAAATCCAGAAGTTGTAGATATTCCACCTGGTTACACACATGCAATCAAGAACACAGGAGTGGAAGATCTTATTACCTTATTTTGGGCTTGTGAAATATTTGATCAAAACAATCCCGATACATATCGGGAAGAGGTGTAA
- a CDS encoding polysaccharide biosynthesis protein, producing the protein MFKDKTLLITGGTGSFGNAVLDRFLETDIKEIRILSRDEKKQDDMRRKYNNPKIKFYIGNVRDQRSIQDALFQVDYVFHAAALKQVPSCEFFPMEAVQTNVIGTDNVLTAAVNANVKKVICLSTDKAAYPVNAMGTSKAMMEKVFTAKARNVPSDQTLICGTRYGNVMASRGSVIPLFIDQIKKGKNLTVTEPTMTRFIMSLEDAVELVIFAFKNASTGDIMVQKSPAATIADIATAIQELFQVNNSVEIMGIRHGEKMYETLLTKEEAARSIDKGNYYQVPIDDRDLNYKPFFDEGNKALSLIEQYNSDNTDQLNVEQVKEKLLSLDYIQYELKTWHETKELIR; encoded by the coding sequence TTGTTTAAAGATAAAACATTGTTAATAACAGGAGGAACAGGTTCATTCGGGAATGCAGTGTTAGATCGCTTCCTTGAAACTGATATAAAAGAAATACGTATTTTATCTAGAGATGAAAAAAAGCAAGATGACATGAGAAGAAAATATAATAATCCTAAAATCAAGTTTTACATTGGAAATGTACGTGATCAAAGGAGTATTCAGGATGCTTTGTTTCAGGTGGACTATGTCTTTCATGCAGCTGCACTAAAACAAGTCCCTTCTTGTGAATTTTTCCCAATGGAGGCTGTACAAACCAATGTTATTGGTACGGACAATGTATTAACTGCAGCAGTAAATGCCAATGTAAAAAAGGTAATATGCTTATCTACAGATAAGGCTGCTTATCCAGTAAATGCCATGGGTACTTCCAAAGCAATGATGGAGAAGGTGTTTACTGCAAAAGCGAGAAATGTTCCCTCGGATCAAACTTTAATATGTGGGACACGTTACGGCAATGTTATGGCGTCAAGAGGTAGTGTCATCCCACTTTTTATTGATCAAATAAAAAAAGGGAAAAACTTAACGGTTACCGAGCCAACGATGACTCGGTTCATTATGAGCTTGGAAGATGCAGTTGAGTTAGTGATTTTTGCCTTTAAAAATGCGAGTACAGGAGATATTATGGTTCAAAAATCACCTGCTGCTACGATCGCTGATATTGCAACTGCAATTCAAGAACTCTTTCAGGTAAATAACAGTGTTGAAATCATGGGCATTCGACATGGTGAAAAGATGTATGAGACACTCTTAACGAAAGAAGAGGCGGCACGATCGATTGATAAAGGAAACTACTACCAAGTCCCAATAGATGATCGTGATTTAAACTATAAACCATTTTTTGATGAAGGGAATAAAGCATTATCTTTGATAGAACAATATAACTCAGATAATACCGACCAACTCAATGTTGAACAGGTCAAAGAGAAGCTATTGTCATTAGACTATATTCAATATGAATTAAAAACTTGGCATGAAACAAAGGAATTGATAAGATGA
- a CDS encoding glycosyltransferase family 4 protein: MDILYLAISYPKGHDNLYKTLMKSLVKRGHSVTVVVADEPRKINKTTFQIEDGINVLRVKVGNQLKANRIEKGITNLKIEPFVIRAIKKYLSNEAFDIVTYSTPPVNMANVVKYCKERFQVRTFLMLKDIFPQNAVDMGMIKEGNLLYKYFKRKERTLYNNSDIIGCMSQANINYILRNNPEVDEGKVILFPNSIKIQSDSVEPDNPDLSVREELGIPKEKTVFVFGGNLGKPQGIDFLTKAINNLEDYKGAYFVIVGSGTEKRRIENKLGEATNTMVLDKMEKEKYERFITECDVGIISLDHRFTIPNYPSRTLSYMYKSLPILATTDRNTDIKELVQEEAECGVWCHSDDVAAFRECVVKLSENKNLRRTLGQNGRSYLEENFSVDKSVDIIEHHFA, encoded by the coding sequence TTGGATATTTTATATTTAGCCATTTCTTATCCTAAGGGACATGATAATTTATATAAAACATTAATGAAGAGCTTGGTTAAAAGAGGTCATAGCGTAACCGTAGTTGTAGCTGATGAACCTAGAAAAATAAACAAAACGACTTTTCAAATAGAAGATGGGATAAATGTTTTAAGAGTGAAAGTAGGAAATCAGTTAAAAGCTAATAGAATTGAAAAGGGTATTACAAATTTAAAAATTGAACCGTTCGTGATCCGTGCAATAAAAAAATATTTATCTAATGAAGCTTTCGATATAGTTACATATTCAACACCACCAGTAAACATGGCTAATGTTGTTAAATACTGCAAAGAAAGATTTCAGGTTAGAACCTTTTTAATGCTTAAAGATATTTTTCCGCAAAACGCTGTAGATATGGGCATGATTAAAGAAGGAAATTTGCTATATAAATATTTTAAAAGAAAAGAGCGCACTCTCTATAATAATTCTGATATCATCGGATGTATGTCGCAAGCAAATATAAATTATATTTTGAGGAATAATCCAGAAGTCGATGAAGGTAAAGTAATACTATTCCCAAATTCAATTAAAATACAAAGTGATAGTGTAGAACCAGATAATCCTGACCTTTCTGTAAGAGAAGAGTTAGGAATTCCAAAAGAAAAAACAGTATTTGTTTTTGGCGGTAACTTAGGAAAGCCTCAAGGGATAGATTTTTTGACGAAAGCTATTAATAATCTTGAAGATTATAAAGGAGCTTATTTTGTCATTGTTGGCAGTGGGACTGAGAAACGAAGAATAGAGAATAAATTAGGAGAAGCTACCAACACTATGGTATTGGACAAGATGGAAAAAGAAAAGTATGAAAGATTTATAACTGAATGTGATGTAGGCATCATTTCCCTCGACCATCGATTTACGATACCTAATTATCCATCAAGGACGTTGAGCTATATGTATAAGTCCTTACCAATTTTGGCTACTACAGATCGTAATACCGATATTAAGGAATTAGTTCAGGAAGAGGCTGAATGCGGTGTATGGTGTCATTCAGATGATGTGGCAGCGTTCAGAGAATGTGTTGTTAAACTTAGTGAGAATAAAAATCTTAGAAGAACACTAGGTCAAAACGGTAGGTCTTACTTAGAAGAAAATTTTTCTGTCGATAAAAGTGTAGATATAATTGAGCATCACTTCGCCTAA
- a CDS encoding tyrosine-protein phosphatase: protein MIDIHSHILPGIDDGAPHMQESLSMARQAVADGITHMIATPHHRNGHFDNEKKGIMEQVQRLNDAIVDERLPLMVLSGQETRVYGEMVEGLRTGELCTLVDGGHYLFVELPSDHVPRYTGRLLYDLLQAEVVPVIVHPERNMQILKDPAWLYEMVKGGAVTQVTAASVTGDFGKTIRKFSDQLIENNLTHFVASDTHTTTKRPNRLRAAYEALENKYGTDTVLFFQENAELLMNHQYVMMDEPQRIKKKKAFGLFNR from the coding sequence ATGATCGACATACATAGTCATATTTTGCCAGGCATTGATGATGGGGCCCCTCATATGCAGGAAAGTCTCTCGATGGCAAGGCAAGCCGTCGCGGACGGAATCACGCACATGATCGCCACCCCGCATCATCGGAACGGCCATTTTGATAATGAAAAAAAAGGCATTATGGAACAGGTACAAAGGCTGAACGACGCGATCGTCGATGAACGATTGCCGTTAATGGTTTTGTCCGGACAGGAAACACGTGTGTACGGCGAGATGGTTGAAGGTTTACGGACGGGGGAGCTTTGCACCCTCGTTGACGGCGGCCACTATTTGTTCGTGGAATTGCCGAGCGATCATGTGCCCCGTTATACGGGACGCCTGCTCTATGATCTTTTACAAGCGGAAGTGGTTCCCGTTATCGTGCATCCGGAACGCAACATGCAAATCTTGAAGGATCCCGCGTGGCTGTATGAAATGGTGAAAGGTGGCGCTGTGACACAGGTGACCGCGGCGAGTGTTACGGGTGATTTCGGCAAAACGATACGGAAATTCAGCGACCAATTAATTGAAAACAACTTGACGCACTTCGTCGCATCCGACACACATACGACGACGAAACGGCCCAATCGTCTGCGGGCAGCTTATGAAGCGTTGGAAAACAAATACGGAACGGATACGGTTTTATTTTTCCAAGAAAACGCGGAGCTTTTAATGAATCATCAATACGTCATGATGGACGAGCCGCAGCGGATTAAAAAGAAGAAGGCATTCGGTTTGTTCAACCGCTAA
- a CDS encoding CpsD/CapB family tyrosine-protein kinase, with product MFKKQPRQISKRRSLITRENPRSPISEQFRTIRTNIQYAAVDQTMQVLMTTSSGPEEGKTTINANLAETIAQQEEKVLLVDADMRKPAVHYMFYLANHTGLSNVITKQRDVSEVVQTTSNEFLDVLTCGPVPPNPSELLGSQTMKHFIEDSRSFYDYIVIDTPPVLAVTDAQIVAGISDGVMLVVDSGQTEKEEARKATDLIKQSNAKMLGAVLNRHAQTKSNYMYYYGG from the coding sequence GTGTTCAAAAAACAACCGAGACAAATTAGCAAACGACGCTCTCTGATCACGCGCGAAAACCCGCGTTCGCCGATCTCCGAACAATTTCGGACGATCCGTACGAACATCCAGTATGCAGCCGTTGACCAAACGATGCAAGTGCTCATGACGACATCGTCCGGTCCTGAGGAAGGCAAAACGACGATCAATGCCAATCTCGCCGAAACGATCGCGCAGCAAGAAGAGAAGGTACTGCTCGTGGATGCCGACATGCGCAAACCGGCCGTTCACTATATGTTCTATCTGGCGAATCACACCGGCTTAAGCAATGTCATCACGAAGCAACGGGACGTTTCGGAAGTCGTCCAAACCACGAGCAATGAATTCCTCGACGTGCTTACATGCGGACCGGTCCCGCCAAATCCGTCGGAATTGCTCGGTTCACAAACGATGAAGCACTTTATTGAAGATTCACGCTCCTTCTATGACTATATTGTCATCGACACCCCCCCGGTCCTTGCCGTCACAGACGCACAAATTGTTGCCGGCATAAGCGACGGGGTTATGCTTGTTGTGGATAGCGGGCAGACGGAAAAAGAAGAAGCACGCAAAGCGACCGACCTCATCAAGCAATCGAACGCGAAAATGCTCGGCGCCGTCCTCAACCGACATGCCCAAACAAAAAGCAATTATATGTATTATTATGGAGGATAA
- a CDS encoding YveK family protein: protein MEETISLKEIFETLKKRWRMIAGVTIGAVLLSAIISFFVMTPQYEATTQLLVNQGQEEQQNGSLEVGDIDTNVELINTYSVIIQSPAILDLVIERTEADRSYSQLASQVDVQPEGESQVVAVSVTDPDPRTAITLVNSIANVFQAEVETIMDIDNVSILASPDPGQVTSPVSPQPPLNMAIAFVVGLMAAVGLAFLLEFLDNTIKDEDDVEKELGLTALGSIPEIIASDANNAQSKTQGRSHRVQKTTETN, encoded by the coding sequence ATGGAAGAAACGATTAGTTTAAAAGAAATCTTTGAAACGTTGAAAAAACGTTGGCGCATGATTGCAGGCGTAACGATAGGTGCCGTCCTCTTGAGTGCGATCATTAGTTTTTTTGTCATGACGCCGCAATATGAAGCGACGACGCAGCTGCTCGTTAATCAAGGGCAGGAAGAACAGCAAAACGGCTCGCTTGAAGTCGGCGATATTGATACGAATGTGGAACTTATTAATACATATAGCGTCATTATTCAGAGCCCGGCAATCCTGGATTTGGTCATTGAACGAACGGAAGCGGATCGTTCCTATTCTCAATTAGCATCCCAAGTCGATGTGCAACCGGAAGGCGAATCGCAAGTCGTTGCGGTGTCGGTGACCGACCCTGACCCGCGTACGGCCATCACCCTCGTCAACTCCATCGCCAATGTTTTTCAAGCGGAAGTCGAGACGATTATGGACATTGACAACGTCAGCATCCTCGCAAGCCCCGATCCCGGGCAAGTGACGTCCCCAGTGTCGCCGCAACCGCCCTTGAACATGGCGATCGCATTTGTCGTCGGTTTGATGGCGGCGGTTGGACTGGCCTTTTTGCTCGAATTTCTCGATAACACGATCAAGGACGAAGATGATGTCGAAAAAGAACTGGGGCTTACCGCGCTCGGTTCCATCCCGGAAATCATAGCGTCAGACGCCAACAATGCCCAGTCTAAAACGCAAGGGAGGTCGCACCGTGTTCAAAAAACAACCGAGACAAATTAG
- a CDS encoding LCP family protein — protein sequence MKKFLITIGVLISLVVLVVGGFALYLYFSVSSTADRMHAPLEREHSDLREGATNLGEEEPVSFLLLGVDSEDETSGRTDTMIVLTVNPEDDSMKMASIPRDTRTEIVGQGTEDKINHAHAFGGTEMAINTVENFLDVPIDYTATINMDGFEEMVDAVGGVTVENNLDFEEGGHHFPEGEVELNGDEALSFVRMRYEDPQGDAGRTERQREVIEGLLDEGAQFSSLTSVGAILDSVGSNVQTSADSGDMSDLLGYESARHNIDQLELTGEGTRIDGVYYELIDDGSRAEVTNELREHLELED from the coding sequence ATGAAAAAATTTCTGATTACAATTGGCGTCCTCATTTCGCTTGTAGTCCTAGTCGTGGGGGGCTTCGCCCTCTATCTTTATTTTTCCGTGAGCTCAACCGCAGACCGGATGCATGCCCCGCTGGAACGGGAACATTCCGATTTACGCGAGGGGGCGACCAATCTCGGGGAAGAAGAACCGGTTTCTTTTTTACTCCTCGGGGTTGATTCGGAAGATGAAACGTCCGGGCGTACGGACACGATGATCGTCCTTACCGTGAACCCGGAAGATGATTCGATGAAAATGGCGAGCATCCCCCGGGATACGCGCACGGAGATCGTCGGACAAGGCACCGAAGATAAAATCAACCATGCCCACGCGTTCGGCGGCACGGAAATGGCGATTAACACGGTGGAGAACTTTTTGGATGTGCCGATTGATTATACGGCTACCATTAACATGGACGGGTTCGAAGAAATGGTGGATGCCGTCGGTGGCGTCACCGTGGAAAATAACCTGGACTTTGAAGAAGGCGGACATCATTTTCCGGAAGGAGAAGTGGAATTGAACGGGGACGAAGCCCTTTCTTTCGTGCGCATGCGCTATGAGGACCCGCAAGGCGACGCCGGCCGCACCGAGCGCCAGCGCGAAGTGATTGAAGGGTTGCTGGACGAAGGCGCCCAGTTCTCTTCTTTGACAAGCGTCGGCGCGATTCTGGATTCGGTCGGCTCGAACGTGCAGACGAGCGCGGACTCCGGCGATATGTCGGACTTGCTCGGCTATGAGTCCGCAAGGCATAACATTGATCAGCTGGAATTGACCGGCGAAGGGACGCGGATTGACGGAGTTTACTACGAGTTGATAGACGACGGGTCGCGCGCGGAAGTGACGAATGAGCTACGCGAGCATTTGGAACTGGAAGACTAA
- a CDS encoding PIN domain-containing protein: MNLIYDAPTPPKIFIDTTVLCGALRVDGINRKILKAARLPHLFQPVLSRICLFEFVRNAIQGLGKGNKIVKYEQQEIQAFINHFLNPIFDFYMELPVNSLIGRYSVETIVREHRPIGDVLVELSDCDHETSRQIASTQEMAEPLLRFDQEDFHVWITAIQESCDYILTTNHRRFPSNIGKIERIHPGEFYSYLENY; encoded by the coding sequence ATGAATTTGATCTATGACGCCCCCACTCCACCAAAGATATTCATTGATACAACGGTACTGTGTGGGGCACTGCGGGTTGATGGCATAAATCGCAAAATTCTAAAAGCAGCTCGTTTGCCCCATTTATTTCAACCAGTTTTATCAAGGATATGTTTATTTGAATTTGTACGAAATGCCATTCAAGGGCTTGGAAAAGGAAACAAAATCGTTAAGTATGAGCAACAAGAGATTCAAGCATTCATAAATCACTTCTTGAACCCCATTTTTGATTTTTACATGGAATTACCGGTCAATAGTTTGATCGGTCGATATAGTGTGGAAACTATTGTCCGAGAACATCGTCCCATCGGAGATGTGTTAGTCGAGCTTAGTGATTGTGATCATGAAACATCTCGACAAATAGCTTCTACACAGGAAATGGCCGAACCGCTTCTTCGCTTTGACCAAGAAGATTTTCACGTTTGGATCACAGCTATTCAAGAATCCTGCGATTACATACTAACGACGAATCATCGCCGATTTCCATCTAATATTGGAAAAATTGAAAGAATACATCCAGGGGAATTTTATTCATACTTAGAGAACTATTAA
- a CDS encoding helix-turn-helix domain-containing protein: protein MMQLINQEQDHLWESVRILSQIDTEKAQAVFKATVEKSLQQVDVRLPVFVSFPLSILNEEHLCQLREIEKKMRSAYADGKTEVAYEHLGEYIQQLSQMAEDPSGFQKKLLASLLNSRDTAAKADVDYYTPNEAAKKIGLSDQTIRRMCENKKFPRAYKTQGGHWRIPQDYFVTTSEQDETAESLLERIDHKNREVGDVDEFDL, encoded by the coding sequence ATGATGCAATTGATCAACCAAGAGCAAGATCATTTGTGGGAAAGTGTGCGAATACTTTCGCAAATAGATACAGAAAAGGCGCAAGCGGTTTTTAAAGCGACAGTTGAAAAGTCCCTTCAACAAGTGGATGTGCGTTTACCCGTTTTTGTCTCATTCCCATTATCTATATTAAACGAAGAGCATCTTTGTCAACTTCGTGAAATAGAAAAAAAGATGAGGAGTGCCTATGCTGATGGAAAAACTGAGGTAGCCTATGAGCATTTGGGAGAATATATTCAGCAATTAAGTCAAATGGCAGAAGATCCCTCCGGGTTTCAAAAGAAGTTGTTGGCTTCACTGTTAAACTCGCGGGACACAGCTGCAAAAGCTGATGTTGATTATTATACGCCTAATGAAGCAGCTAAAAAAATAGGCTTAAGCGATCAAACCATTCGACGAATGTGTGAGAACAAAAAATTTCCTCGGGCTTATAAAACCCAAGGTGGCCACTGGCGAATCCCGCAAGACTATTTTGTTACTACGTCGGAACAAGATGAAACCGCAGAGTCTTTATTGGAACGAATCGATCATAAAAATCGGGAGGTGGGGGATGTAGATGAATTTGATCTATGA